A stretch of DNA from Phaenicophaeus curvirostris isolate KB17595 chromosome 21, BPBGC_Pcur_1.0, whole genome shotgun sequence:
GCGGGCGATCCTGAGATCCATCTCCCCTTCTTCCAGACAAGTATTACCGCGTGAACCTGCGCACCAAGCGCGTGGACGTGGTGCAGCCCCGCTACCCGCGCTCCATCGCCCAGTACTGGCTGAAATGCCCGCAGCCCGGGGAGGAGAGCGTCTGAGCAGCATCCTTCGAGCCACCCGGCCACCCGCCCCCAGCTAGGCAGAAATAAACCATGAGCAGGCTGGAGAGCcctgtctgtccctctgtccatctgtcccgTGGTCTGCGTGGTCCATGCAGTCCGAGATCCTCGTGGTTGTCCCCTCAGGTGTAGTAGCCGCACGTGGGCTGAGCCGGGTCCCCGGTGCTGGTCCACGTCACGGCTGCGGGTGCTCAGATCTGCTCCGCCAGCCAGTCCAGTGCCTCTTCCCACGGGAGGAGAGGGACAGTGCCGGCACCTGCCAGCGGGAACCAGCGAGGTCAGGTCTCCAGTGCCTTGGGGTCAGCCTTGGCGCTTGGGCTTGGGACAGGGATGCTCAGCTCCAAGGGACCCCACCGGGGCGCTGCTCGGCATCCCCCTGCTCACCTTTTGGTTCTGGCAGTCCCGGCCACGGTGGTGCCGAAGGGATGACTCTTTCCTCGGCGCTGGGACAGCGCTCGGGGCCCGGCATCTCCTGGGGAAGCGGGTGTCGATGGGATGAGCTCCTGCTTCTGCCCCGGCTCCTGCTTCTGCCCCGGCTCCTGCCATGAGGACGCGTAAGCAAAGCCCAGCccgctgccccccaaccccggtAGCCTCGGGGGCTCCGGCTGGTGCCCGGGGTGACCCCACGCTTCGGCTCTCACTGTTTCCCATGCTGGTGCCCGGCGAGCTGGCGGGAGCCGAGCAGACCCGTGTCGTCCTGGCGGGGTGGCAGGATGCTGGTGCGTCCCTCGGGGGGCACGGGCTGTGGCGTGGGGGGCCCTGGCAGCGCCTGGCGAGGAGCAGAGGGCTCAGGCTGCTGTGCCGCACCGAGCCGCCCTCCCCAAAGAGACCCGTGGGTTTGTACCTGGATCACGGGGGCATCGGCTGGCACCGGGCAGCACTGGGGGCAGCCGGAGCGGCCAGAAGTGGGGGGCAGCTTCTGCGAGAGGGGAGAGAACTGGAGAGAAGGTTCTGCATCCCCACCCTGCCGTGGGGGCAGCCCCGAGCCCCCCATGCTCACCGGCAGCGTGGGGTTAGGCTGCTGGAGCCTCGCAGGGTGGCcgagggggacacggggggcgCGGGCGCTCCGGAGAGGGTGCTGGGTGCCACAGGAGCTGCGGGTGACTCTGCGGGACAGGCTGGCTGCCACGTCACCTCCGGGGTCTGGGGACGGCTggggctgcctggggagcaaggagggagcggggctgggCAGCGGCAGGCTGCAGGGAACCCCTGAGTCCTGCTTGGGGTGCCCTGAGAGGGTGACACCAGCCGGGGGCTCTGCCAGCTCCTCGAGCCCCTGCTCATGGGGTCCTGTGCGTGCGCCCCATACCTCAGCTGCTCGTTCTCCACCACGAAGTCCCTGAGGAGGCCGTAGAGGCTGGGCCAGGCTGGGGCTCCCTCTGCCAGGAGCTGCCCTTCGAGAGGGGGGCGAtgcctgctcccccagcccggCCATGCCCCCACGCTCGGGGGGGTCCCCGGGACCTCCGTACTCCTCGCCGGCAGCCTGGGCAGACACAGCTGCTGGCGCAGGGAGAggttttccagctgcagggCTTGGATTTCTTCCTCCAAGCtttgcagcagcttctccggcgACACCTGGGAGCACAAGCGGGTGGCTCAGGGGGGTCCTGGCAGCGGGGGCAGAGCATCCTCCCCACTGTCCCTGCCCGCCGTACCCTATTAGCCGTGGGCTTCGTGGTGACTCTCCGGGCTCGGCTGGCGTAGTGCAGCGTGCTCAGGGTCTCCGAGAGGCAGCGTGAGGACGGGGAGACGCAGGCGACCTGAGGAAGAGCCACAGGTGAGCTGCCAGCCACCCGTCGCCCCCTTCCAGCTTTCCTCTCTCCACCTACCATCAGGGTGATGCCCGAGCCGCCCAGCGAACGCGCCAGCAGCCGGGTGAGCTTGCTGTCCCGGTAGGGGATGTGCGTCCTCTTCCCTCGGGGTTTGGCCAGCAGGGAGATGCAGTGTCCTGCCACGGGATGAGCCAGAGTGGGTGCAACAGGACTCTGATGAGGACCAGCAGCCCCTGTTCCCGTGGCGGGGGCTCCTCCAGGTCTCACCCAGCGCCAGGAGGCTGCGGTTGATGTTGTTGGCCTCCACGGAGAGCTCCCCGCTCGAGCCGGTCTCCTTCACCCGCTCGCTGCCAGCCAGGTCGACGAAGCACAGGGTGCCCTGCTTGCCGGGGCGGGCGCTGGACTGGGGGGACCCATCCTGGGGGTGATGTTCTGGCTCCCCCCTCCGCTTCCATGCAGCCCACAGCAGCATCCCAACCCCTGGCACTGGGATCTGCTCCCTGCCGCTCAtcccagctccaccagggcatCACTGGGGAGGAGGACATGACCTCCACTCCCCACCCTGGATTTGCAGCCCCACAAAGAGCCTCAGCCCCCCCCGAGATCCTCCcccccaagagcaggatgtgtgctcacagcccggTTGCGGACGTGGATGGTGAGAAGCGCGTGGCTGCGGCTCGAATGCCTGTTGAGGGCGTGCGCCGAGGTCCGTCGCCTCTGGGATCCTGccagggaggaggctgagagctgcagggaggCACATCACCCACGTCCCAGCACAGCACCCACTACCCAACACGTGCCTGCATGGGCTCTGCTGTAGGACAGGGACCTGCCCCACCATCCCTGGCACCTCCTGAAGACGCCCCAGCCCTCCACCCGTGGCTCAGCACCTTGCAGGAGCAGCTCCGTGATGGTCTCCATGCTCTCGAAGTCCACATTGAGTTGGTTCTCCACGTAGAAGCCACGGGTTTTGCTCCACCGCAGGGGCAGGGCACACGGTGGCCCCGGGCTCAGCAGGTCCCGGACCTGGGGGTGCGGCAGAGGGGAGGCAGTTGGGACGTGGGGTGCCAGGGGGACAAGGCTGGGTGGCCAAGCAGGCGCTTACCTGCTCGTTGTAGATCTCCAGGTAGGAGGCACTGAGAGCCAGGCCAGAGCCATGGCTCCGGCTCTGCTCCAGGAGGCAGGAGAAGGATCTCTGCATCAACCCTAACAGCCCTGGGGCTGCCGGCTGCTTCTGGCTCTGCGGAGATGCCAGGTGGGCGAGCGATCGCACGGCTTGGGCACCCACCTCCTCCCACCACCCACGACCAGGAGAGAAGAGCCCATCCCACCACGGGGAccaggtgaggagctggggggaTGGCATCGTACCTGGGTGAGGGGTCCCATCAGGGTGTACGTCTTCCCCGAACCCGTCTGCCCGAAGGCAAAGACGGTGCAGGAGAAGCTGGGGAAGATGCTGAGCCTCAGGCATGGCCCCAGGCGGTGGCACCAGGGATGCCACCTCCCGGCACGGCTCCCGTGACGCAGACCCGCTGGCGAGCGCGGAGCTGGGGGGTCTTGCCAGGACTCACCCCTCTACCGCCAGCTCCACCAGCTGCCTCATCCCGCTGCCCTCAAACACGGCCTCCTGCGAGCTGCCCGCGTCGAACACGGCGCTGAACCCAAAGGTGGCATCGTGCCTGGCCGCGCTCACCTGCGCACGGGGACAGCGGTGGCTCGGGGGGTGATacgacccccctgggaccccaagaGAGGAGGTTGGTGCTTACGTGGACGGTGCCATCGCCCAGGCTGCGCACAACCGGCCGGTCCCCTCGACGCGTCTCGGTGCAGGTCAGTGGCCGGACCCTGATGgcaggggggacacggggggggggggttgctGCGTGGGGACCCCTGAGCAGGAGCGATGCTGGACCCCGGCGCGTCCCCAAACCTTTCACATCGCCCTCACCTCAGCACCACTCTCAGACGCGTCTCTCTGCCCGGCACCGCGCCCTCCTGCTCCTCGCCGGGGCTCCTGGGGGGCACGGAGGGTGGCGGGGTGGTGGGTGCCCCAGGAGTGCCCGGGGGACAAGGCGGAGGGGCTGGCGATGAGCCGTGCCACCCCCTGTCCCCACGGTGCCCCGTGGCCTGGCAGGGGACACAACACCCACCCGCGTCCCCGCAGAGGGGCTGCCCCGTCCCCTCCTTCGCCGGGGGCACCGAGCACCATCAGCCCTTGAGCCCAAACCCTCAAACGCTccgtgaaatcaagttttactcaacTCATAACAACAAGGAAGGTAACAAATGGTTAGCAGTGCTCAACAAGGAACAGCTCTGGAAGGCAACGCATCCGATCGTGACAAGGGAGTAAATAACTAGGATTCATCACCAATTTCTTCGCTATC
This window harbors:
- the KIF12 gene encoding LOW QUALITY PROTEIN: kinesin-like protein KIF12 (The sequence of the model RefSeq protein was modified relative to this genomic sequence to represent the inferred CDS: deleted 2 bases in 1 codon), which encodes MFNRSRGICCAGQPGLAGSGSNGSAACLGHPRRGELGGPMEPEWEPQPGTRPEPRPRRRERPSPGEEQEGAVPGRETRLRVVLRVRPLTCTETRRGDRPVVRSLGDGTVHVSAARHDATFGFSAVFDAGSSQEAVFEGSGMRQLVELAVEGFSCTVFAFGQTGSGKTYTLMGPLTQSQKQPAAPGLLGLMQRSFSCLLEQSRSHGSGLALSASYLEIYNEQVRDLLSPGPPCALPLRWSKTRGFYVENQLNVDFESMETITELLLQGSQRRRTSAHALNRHSSRSHALLTIHVRNRASSARPGKQGTLCFVDLAGSERVKETGSSGELSVEANNINRSLLALGHCISLLAKPRGKRTHIPYRDSKLTRLLARSLGGSGITLMVACVSPSSRCLSETLSTLHYASRARRVTTKPTANRVSPEKLLQSLEEEIQALQLENLSLRQQLCLPRLPARSTEVPGTPPSVGAWPGWGSRHRPPLEGQLLAEGAPAWPSLYGLLRDFVVENEQLRQPQPSPDPGGDVAASLSRRVTRSSCGTQHPLRSARAPRVPLGHPARLQQPNPTLPKLPPTSGRSGCPQCCPVPADAPVIQALPGPPTPQPVPPEGRTSILPPRQDDTGLLGSRQLAGHQHGKQSRGRSRSRGRSRSSSHRHPLPQEMPGPERCPSAEERVIPSAPPWPGLPEPKGAGTVPLLPWEEALDWLAEQI